From the genome of Vicia villosa cultivar HV-30 ecotype Madison, WI linkage group LG2, Vvil1.0, whole genome shotgun sequence, one region includes:
- the LOC131648317 gene encoding nucleosome assembly protein 1;3-like: protein MLTPRTIRNPVNVNQRSQFTLSVFGLPGRPSGKKSVHWLTQKEMQSAHVHVLINCVEVKQYLEEFNNAYFHSTGVQSTSGVIHAEFPLWFKQRLSTVFPPTPEILHLRNLAEGPIQSANEWHTYFVNGYKFHTEAWTEGKKTINSGVFVKGVTDGGEDDFYGVIKHIYELVYHYMDSENKVVLFYCEWYDPSRGTKIDRSYGTVEIQMNRKYKEYDPFIMSNIVRQVYYVPYPSFVTRKRGWCVAIKTKPQGHIENGDQVEDVAYQVDDVDQINEVVAAEDITSLSDTIVEGHQVDASILLVENNVDEENDEEFESDDNNEENDEENDEENDEDNDEENDEENDEENDVDSEDEE from the exons atgttaactcctagaaccatacggaatccggtaaatgtcaaccagaggagtcaattcaccttatcagtattcggtcttccaggtcgaccttctggaaagaagagtgtgcattggttgacccagaaagaaatgcaatccgcacatgtccatgtcttgatcaactgcgtcgaagttaaacaataccttga ggaatttaacaatgcctattttcatagtaccggtgtacaatcaacatccggcgtcattcatgctgaatttcccttatggttcaagcaaagattgtctaccgtgtttccaccaactccagaaatactccatttgagaaacttggcagaaggccctatccaaagcgcaaatgaatggcacacatacttcgtgaacggatataagtttcacactgaggcatggaccgaagggaaaaaaaccataaacagtggtgtatttgtaaaaggagttacagatggtggtgaagatgacttttatggagttattaaacatatctacgagttggtataccattacatggattcagaaaataaagttgtcttgttttattgtgaatggtatgatccaagtagaggcacaaaaatagacaggtcatacggtactgttgagattcaaatgaaccggaaatacaaagagtatgatcctttcataatgtcaaatattgttaggcaagtttattatgtaccttatccttcatttgtgacacgtaaaagaggatggtgtgttgcaataaaaacaaaaccgcaaggtcatattgaaaatggcgatcaagtagaagatgttgcctatcaagttgatgatgttgatcaaattaatgaagtggttgcagctgaagacattacaagtttgtctgatacaattgttgagggacatcaagttgatgcatctatattgttggttgaaaataatgtggatgaagagaatgatgaagagtttgaatccgatgacaacaatgaagagaatgacgaagagaacgacgaagagaacgacgaagataatgatgaagagaatgatgaagagaatgatgaagagaatgacgtggatagcgaagatgaagaataa